The Oscillospiraceae bacterium genome contains the following window.
GGTGCTCTTGAAAGTGTTCAGATTGTCGGCGGATTTCAGCGCCGTGGTGTAGCGGAAGCAGACCTCGTTCTGGCCGTGGCCGCTCTCGTGGTGGCTGTGCTCGGGGTGCAGGCCCATTTCCTCGATGGCAAAGCAGATCTCGCGGCGGATGTTCTCGCCCTTATCCAGCGGCGGAATGTCAAAGTAGCCGCCCATGTCGAGCGGGATGCGGGTGGGGTTGCCGTTCTCGTCCGTCTCAAACAGATAGAACTCGCACTCGCAGCCCACATTGCAGGTCAGGCCCATGGCGCGGGCGCGCTTGACGACCGACTGCAGGTAGCCGCGGCAGTTGCCCTCAAACGGTTTGCCGTTGGGCAGCGTGATATCGCAGTACATGCGGATAACGCGCCCCTCGGTGGGGCGCCAGGGCAGGACTGTGGCGGTGTCGGGGTCAGGCCAGAGGACCAGATCACTCTCCTCCACATTCATAAACCCGGCGATGGAAGAACCGTCAAAGCTGACACCCTCGGAAAAGGCGCGGGGCAGCTCACTGGCAAAGAGCGAGACATTTTTCTGGTTGCCGAAAATATCGCAGAATGTCAATTTTGCGAACTTAACATCGTTGTCCTCAACAAAATTGAGAATGTCCTGTGCGGTGCGTTTCATAGGGAACCTCCTGTAAAAGCCTTCCCCTGCGGGGGAAGGTGGCGCGAAGCGACGGATGAGGGGCGAGTGTGCCGCGGCAGACCGTGAACGGGTCGTATGGCAAGGCTGCCCCTCATCAGCCGCCTGCGGGCGGCAGCTTCAGTCTCCGCGCTAAGAGCCGCCTCCGGCGGTTGCGCTTCGACACGCGCCTGCGGGCGCAGCCCCAAGGGGGAAGCCGCAGATACTCGAAAGGCCCACCTTGAGCGGGCGGGCCTTTCGAGCTGGTGTAAGAAATAGGAAAAGGAGAATGGCGATTGTAAAATGGTGTAACCTTACACCCGGCTGCGTCTTCACTGTGCGGGGCGGGGGCGCGGCCAGTAAGGAAAATGGCGTGGTGTGGGCGGGCTGCTGCTTGCGGGGAAGCAGCCCATCCCGTAGGGGCACATTCTATATGAGCCCGTCAACAGGCAGCCCCTTGCGGGCGGATATGGAATCCGCCCCTACAGAGCCGCGCGGAGAATGCCCTTACATTACTCGGTATAGAACAGCATGCGGCTGTAGCAGGGCAGCGGCCAGTACTCCTCGTCGGTGATCTCCTCGGCCTTGTCGGCGGCGGCGCGCAGCGCATCCATCGCGGGGATGACCTCATCGTGGAAGGCGTGTGCCTTGGCGCTCTCGTCCGTCATGGCGGTGACCTTGTCGGTCACGGTCTTGAGGGCATCGGCGGCGTCGGACATCTCATCGGTGTACTTGCTCAGCGCGGTCAGCACCTTGGTCTCGGCCTTGGTGGAGATGCCCTCGACAGCGGCGGTCTTGGCGGCAGCGCTGCCGGCAACCTCGCCCATATAGGCGGTCGCGGCGGGGATCAGCTGCTTGTTGGCGATCTTGAGCATCGTGCGGGCCTCGATGTTGAGGATCTTGGAGTAATGCTCCATCTCGACCTCGTAGCGGCTGAACATCTCGGTCTTGGTCAGAACGCCGAACTCCTCCATCAGGGCAACATTCTTGTCCTCCTTGAGGGCGATCATTGCATCGGGGGTGTTCTTGCGGTTGGGCAGGCCACGGCGCTCGGCCTCGATCTCCCATGCCTCGCTGTAGCCGTTGCCGTTGAAGATCACGCGGCGGTGGGCGTTCAGCGTCTTTTTGACCCATGCGGCGGCGGCGCACTCAAAGTCGGCAGCGCCGCTGGTCTCGGCCACGAACTCCTTCAGCGCCTTGGCAACGGCGGTGTTCAGGATGGTGTTGCAGTCCGACAGGTTCTCGGCAGAGCCGGGCATACGGAACTCAAACTTGTTGCCGGTGAAGGCGAAGGGGGAGGTGCGGTTGCGGTCGGTGGTGTCCTTGCTGAACTTGGGCAGGACATCAACGCCGAGGTCCATCTTCATCTTGACGGGGCCGGCGTAGGGAGAATCCGAGCAGACGGCGTCGATGACGGCCTCCAGCTCCTCACCCACAAAGATCGAGATGATGGCCGGGGGTGCCTCGTTGGCACCCAGACGATGGTCGTTGCCGGGGGTGGCAACGCTGGTGCGCAGCAGGTCGGCGTACTCATCGACCGCCTTGATGACGGCGGACAGGAACACCATGAACTGCAGGTTCTCCATTGGGGTATCGCCGGGATCGAGCAGGTTCTCGTGCTTGGTGCTGAGGGACCAGTTGTTGTGCTTGCCGCTGCCGTTGACGCCCTCGAACGGCTTCTCATGCTGCAGGCAGACCAGACCGTGCTTGTCGGCGATCTTCTTCATCATCTCCATCGTCAGCAGGTTGTGGTCGATGGCGACATTGGTGGTGTCGTAGATGGGGGCCAGCTCATGCTGGCAGGGGGCGACCTCGTTGTGCTTGGTCTTGGCGGGGATGCCCAGCTTCCACAGCTCCTCGTCCAGCTCCTTCATAAAGCC
Protein-coding sequences here:
- a CDS encoding glutamine synthetase III translates to MAATVMELYGSKVFNEHEMRERLPSSTYKSLKATIEKGQPLDLEVANVVASVMKRWAIEQGATHYTHWFQPLTGITSEKHDGFVSPQPDGTAIMEFSGKELIKGEPDASSFPSGGLRATAEARGYTAWDPTSYAFVKDDTLCIPTAFCSYTGEALDKKTPLLRSMQAISDQACKVLHLFGKDVERVATTVGPEQEYFLIKKEDYLKRLDLVLCGRTLFGSAPSKGQELEEHYFGTIRPIVSGFMKELDEELWKLGIPAKTKHNEVAPCQHELAPIYDTTNVAIDHNLLTMEMMKKIADKHGLVCLQHEKPFEGVNGSGKHNNWSLSTKHENLLDPGDTPMENLQFMVFLSAVIKAVDEYADLLRTSVATPGNDHRLGANEAPPAIISIFVGEELEAVIDAVCSDSPYAGPVKMKMDLGVDVLPKFSKDTTDRNRTSPFAFTGNKFEFRMPGSAENLSDCNTILNTAVAKALKEFVAETSGAADFECAAAAWVKKTLNAHRRVIFNGNGYSEAWEIEAERRGLPNRKNTPDAMIALKEDKNVALMEEFGVLTKTEMFSRYEVEMEHYSKILNIEARTMLKIANKQLIPAATAYMGEVAGSAAAKTAAVEGISTKAETKVLTALSKYTDEMSDAADALKTVTDKVTAMTDESAKAHAFHDEVIPAMDALRAAADKAEEITDEEYWPLPCYSRMLFYTE